A genomic region of Homalodisca vitripennis isolate AUS2020 chromosome 5, UT_GWSS_2.1, whole genome shotgun sequence contains the following coding sequences:
- the LOC124362944 gene encoding acyl-CoA Delta-9 desaturase-like: MAFAVNSFAHMYGARPYDKNISPVENLAVSLGALGEGWHNYHHVFPWDYKTSELGQYGFNWTTAFIDTFARLGWAYDCKTVSEGMVRRRAQRSGDGSVWGYGDRDMDAADRCELETHR; the protein is encoded by the exons ATGGCTTTTGCTGTAAACAGTTTCGCCCACATGTATGGTGCTCGACCATATGACAA AAACATCAGCCCAGTAGAGAATCTGGCTGTGAGCCTAGGGGCTCTGGGGGAGGGTTGGCACAATTACCATCACGTCTTCCCCTGGGACTACAAGACATCAGAGCTTGGGCAGTACGGGTTCAACTGGACGACAGCTTTCATCGACACCTTTGCACGTCTCGGCTGGGCTTACGATTGCAAGACGGTGAGCGAAGGTATGGTGCGGCGGCGTGCACAAAGGAGCGGAGATGGCAGTGTGTGGGGCTACGGCGACCGCGACATGGATGCAGCGGACCGTTGCGAATTGGAAACTCACCGGTAG